One part of the Sphingobacterium sp. LZ7M1 genome encodes these proteins:
- a CDS encoding FecR family protein, with translation MNQKEKLIAILIFKYIQGICTVRDIRKLNNWLEENMENKDFFRDAVNTVQLKEDLDLLNSFDAEKSWNKRQRKKKTKIFIWSIAASLTLFALSFLLLYSSSWLNNEETIQLSQNERKVDSAYKDKYPAKVGAQLILSNGEKILLDKPLQVKHSGEILNSDQKIITTVNQPTKNEKIKWLEIQVPAAQYYSIVLPDSSKVWLNSNSTIKFPSRFDQQIRMINLSGEAYFQIKHSPKQPFIVKTADAEIKVLGTSFNVNNYNNSLIASLEEGKIEIRSKSDFKELKPLQKVELIANRLIVSESDLQKELAWKNNKFIFSKDNLKDILFQIENWYGINTNYQSIQNNDETFTGTIDRDVKLSKILDILNNTSKYNFLIIDNQLISTLKH, from the coding sequence ATGAACCAAAAGGAGAAACTAATCGCCATTCTGATTTTCAAATACATTCAAGGTATTTGTACGGTCCGTGATATCAGGAAACTGAATAATTGGCTGGAAGAAAACATGGAAAACAAAGACTTTTTCCGAGATGCGGTTAACACCGTTCAATTGAAAGAGGATCTTGACTTACTAAATTCTTTCGATGCCGAAAAATCTTGGAACAAGAGACAAAGAAAAAAGAAAACTAAAATATTCATATGGTCTATTGCTGCATCTCTAACACTGTTTGCTCTTTCTTTCTTATTATTATACTCTTCTTCTTGGCTTAACAACGAAGAAACTATACAGCTTTCTCAAAATGAAAGAAAAGTAGACTCAGCTTACAAGGATAAATATCCAGCCAAAGTTGGGGCCCAACTAATCTTATCAAATGGAGAAAAGATCCTGTTGGATAAGCCTTTACAGGTGAAACATTCTGGGGAAATTCTGAATTCAGATCAAAAAATCATAACTACAGTCAACCAACCGACAAAAAATGAGAAGATAAAATGGCTTGAGATCCAAGTCCCTGCAGCCCAATATTATTCGATCGTACTACCTGATAGCAGCAAGGTCTGGTTAAATTCCAACTCAACCATAAAATTTCCTTCACGATTCGATCAGCAAATTAGAATGATCAACTTAAGCGGTGAAGCTTACTTCCAGATCAAGCACAGTCCAAAACAACCTTTTATCGTCAAAACAGCCGATGCAGAAATTAAAGTTTTAGGGACTTCCTTTAATGTCAATAATTATAACAACAGTTTAATAGCCTCTCTTGAAGAAGGAAAAATTGAAATAAGATCAAAATCAGATTTCAAGGAATTGAAGCCCTTACAAAAAGTTGAGCTTATCGCGAATAGGCTCATCGTATCAGAATCCGATTTACAGAAAGAATTAGCGTGGAAAAACAATAAATTCATTTTCAGCAAGGACAATCTCAAGGATATCCTTTTCCAAATTGAGAATTGGTATGGTATTAATACAAACTATCAATCCATCCAAAATAATGATGAAACTTTCACCGGTACTATCGATCGAGATGTAAAGCTTTCCAAGATCCTAGACATCTTAAATAACACCTCCAAATACAATTTCCTGATTATAGATAACCAATTAATTTCAACACTTAAACATTGA